The proteins below are encoded in one region of Phoenix dactylifera cultivar Barhee BC4 unplaced genomic scaffold, palm_55x_up_171113_PBpolish2nd_filt_p 000586F, whole genome shotgun sequence:
- the LOC103695716 gene encoding polyol transporter 5-like has protein sequence MDDQKPRAPAISDPPPNQTLALEKPKKPPRNKYALACATLASMTSILSGYDVAVMSGASVFIQKDLEINDTQIEILAGIINIFSLVGSVAAGRTSDWIGRRYTIIFAAAIFFAGALLMGLATNYAFLMVGRFVAGVGVGYALMIAPVYTAEVAPTSSRGFLTSFPEVFINSGVLLGYVSNFAFAKLPDHLNWRIMFCVGAVPPIFLAIAVLAMPESPRWLVMQGRLGEAKRVLAKTSDTPEEAQLRLLEIKEAAGIPENCNDEVVAVSEKSHGEGVWKELLLRPTPSVRRILIAAIGLQFFQQASGIDSVVLYSPRVFEKAGLKSDSNSLGATVAVGFMKTAAILVATFLLDRVGRRPLLLSSAGGMVISLVILASCLSVIEHHPHEKLTWAAAMSIATVLTFVGSFSIGLGPIAWVYTSEIFPLRLRAQGASLGTATNRILSGVVTMTFISLYKAITIAGSFFLYSGIAAAGWLFFYFFLPETRGRSLEDMEVLFGKKPEGGEEEKKKGEAEVVHGVGEDSNAKTEV, from the exons ATGGATGACCAGAAACCTAGAGCACCAGCAATTTCTGATCCTCCTCCCAACCAAACTCTAGCCTTGGAAAAGCCAAAGAAGCCTCCAAGAAACAAATACGCCTTGGCCTGTGCCACGCTTGCTTCCATGACCTCAATCCTCTCGGGTTATG ATGTAGCAGTGATGAGTGGTGCTTCTGTTTTCATTCAAAAAGACCTGGAAATAAATGACACCCAGATCGAAATCCTCGCCGGCATCATCAACATCTTCTCCCTTGTAGGCTCCGTCGCCGCAGGCCGGACCTCCGACTGGATTGGCCGCCGCTACACAATTATCTTCGCGGCTGCCATCTTCTTCGCCGGGGCCCTCTTGATGGGCCTCGCCACAAACTACGCCTTTCTAATGGTCGGCCGCTTCGTCGCCGGCGTCGGCGTCGGCTACGCTCTCATGATCGCCCCCGTCTACACCGCCGAAGTCGCCCCCACCTCGTCCCGCGGCTTCCTCACGTCCTTCCCGGAGGTATTCATCAACTCCGGCGTCCTCCTCGGCTACGTCTCCAACTTCGCCTTTGCAAAGCTGCCGGACCACCTCAACTGGCGCATTATGTTCTGCGTCGGTGCCGTGCCGCCGATCTTCCTAGCCATCGCTGTCCTCGCCATGCCCGAGTCGCCTCGGTGGCTCGTCATGCAGGGCCGGCTTGGCGAGGCCAAACGTGTCCTCGCCAAGACCTCGGATACGCCGGAGGAAGCCCAACTCCGGCTATTGGAGATCAAAGAGGCCGCTGGAATACCCGAAAACTGCAACGACGAAGTTGTCGCAGTATCGGAGAAAAGCCATGGCGAGGGCGTGTGGAAAGAGCTTTTACTCAGACCGACACCGTCGGTGCGCCGTATACTGATCGCCGCAATCGGGCTACAGTTCTTCCAGCAGGCTTCAGGCATCGACTCGGTGGTGTTGTACAGTCCTCGAGTGTTTGAGAAGGCCGGGCTCAAGTCGGATTCCAATTCCTTAGGCGCCACGGTGGCCGTCGGGTTCATGAAGACGGCGGCGATCTTGGTGGCGACGTTCTTGCTGGACCGTGTAGGGCGGCGGCCGTTGCTCCTAAGCAGCGCCGGAGGGATGGTTATTTCTCTCGTTATTCTTGCTTCCTGTTTGTCAGTTATCGAACACCATCCTCACGAGAAGCTGACATGGGCGGCGGCGATGTCGATCGCGACTGTGCTGACCTtcgtcggctcgttctccatcggcctcgGGCCGATCGCGTGGGTGTACACCTCGGAGATCTTTCCGCTGAGGCTGAGGGCGCAGGGAGCGAGCTTGGGGACGGCCACCAACAGGATTCTGAGCGGGGTGGTCACCATGACGTTTATATCGCTCTACAAGGCGATTACCATAGCTGGGAGCTTCTTTCTTTACTCCGGGATTGCGGCGGCCGGGTGgctcttcttttatttcttcttgcCGGAGACGAGGGGAAGGAGTCTGGAGGACATGGAGGTGCTCTTCGGTAAGAAGCCGGAgggtggagaagaagagaagaagaagggggaggCGGAAGTAGTGCACGGAGTTGGAGAAGATAGCAATGCGAAGACTGAGGTTTAA
- the LOC103707805 gene encoding ribosomal protein S14, mitochondrial, translating into MYEKQNIRDHKRRLLAAKYELRRKLYKAFCKDPDLPSDMRDKHRYKLSKLPRNSSFARVRNRCISTGRPRSVVEFFRISRIVFRGLASRGPLMGIKKSSW; encoded by the exons AT gtATGAGAAGCAAAATATACGAGATCACAAACGTAGATTGCTCGCGGCTAAATATGAATTGAGACGAAAGCTTTATAAAGCCTTTTGTAAAGATCCCGATCTTCCGTCTGATATGCGGGACAAACATCGTTATAAGTTGTCCAAGTTGCCAAGAAATAGTTCCTTTGCACGAGTAAGAAACCGATGTATTTCCACGGGTCGCCCTCGTTCCGTAGTTGAGTTCTTTCGCATTTCTCGTATCGTTTTTCGTGGATTAGCATCTCGAGGTCCTTTGATGGGCATAAAGAAATCGTCTTGGTAG